The segment ttatgactcatactgtctttttatgcattttgtacggcgtgtaaacataacaccatgtctgcatttgcaaaCGTAGAACGTGTAACAACAAGCACTACCCTACACTGCTCAAAAGTCGCATTCAATAGtaagtactgaattctttaatgtacttacaggccgtcagtcagaagcacAGACTGTCCATGCATCATTGTGATtggcccactttatagccttaattttatatttaaaacattaatctcagctctaaaacttttagtttagttactttttttatattatctgttttacatatttaatacttggtcagtttgatttgtttggttaactttggttaaatcttttatgttaatactgtgcagtgcacaaaattaAGATCTGAGAGATAGTTCATGTcagtgttcatgatgttaagtttagagatgttgtgcatccacttattattagtgtgacattttagcatgcaaataaaggggagaacttcaaGATGTCGGCCAAAAAATCGGTAGCGCATAATCGGCAATCGACTGAcgctgacctctaaacatcggcatcggttatagaaaaatccaaatcggtcgatctctactttaaatgatcattatttttgatatcccacacaccagctctaccaaatctgcttctggcaccaccatctgtaggacttattggcactgctctcaaatgttagtttgttcatgtttttcagcttataacaagttcctaaatatgaataattttactttcatttcagagtcgattaaagaaaaagaggagaatgaagaatcaagtcaagttgaggAGAAAAATCATTTCGAAACAGaaaaacctttgagttgctctcaagtcaaacagaaagatttaaagaaatgttgcacctgtactcagtgtggaaagagtttcacaagaaaaagagatcttgagcgtcacatgaaaactcatactggagagaaaccattcacttgtgatcaatgtgggaagagtttttcacgctcatcaaaccttaaggagcacatgaacattcacaatagagagaagcagcacacatgtgatcaatgtggtaaaGTGTATTTAGGGGCTTCAGGTCTGAGGTATCACTtgaaagttcatacaaaggtgaagccacattcatgccatttgtgtggaaagagattttgccgtctacaaagtttgaaagtatatgagaatataaatactggtgtgagagaatgcatgtgttcaaagtgtgaaaagatttctatttcggtaacttatttaaaactgcataagaggatccacactagagagaaatcttatgaatgttcacactgcaacaagcgatttagtcagtcagcatgtctgaaaacacatgagaggatccacactggagagaaaccttttaagtgttcaaactgcaacaagagatttagtcagtcggtacatttgaaaaggcatgagaggatccacactggagagaaaccttataagtgttcacactgcaacaaaagttttaaccagtcatcatatctgaaaatacatgagaggattcacactggagagaaaccttataaatgctcacactgcaacaagaaatttaaccagtcatcatatctaaaaatacatgagatgaaccacactggagagaaacctttagtgttcacactgcaacaagacatttcatcagtcagtacatttgaaaacacatgagaggatccacactggagagaaaccttataagtgttcacactgcaacaagaaatttaaccagtcatcatatctgaaaatacatgagatgatccacactagagagaaatctcataagtgttcacactgcaacaagagatttagtcagtcagtacatttgaaaacacataaGATGTTTTAccctggagagaaaccttacaagtgttcagtACATTTGGATCCACACTGGACAGTAACCGTATCATTTAACTGCATGTGGGAAGCGTTTTATTCGTCATCTGCTATACACAGTCATGCAGAAACAATCTTGTGTGTATCTCTGGCAGATTTAC is part of the Garra rufa chromosome 1, GarRuf1.0, whole genome shotgun sequence genome and harbors:
- the LOC141339741 gene encoding uncharacterized protein: MFIKVESEENTSELETWRVKQEDPEPLRINQEEPEPLKIKHEEPEPLKIKHEEPELLKIKLVEPEHFRIKHEEPEPLRIKQEEPEALRIKLVEHGESIKEKEENEESSQVEEKNHFETEKPLSCSQVKQKDLKKCCTCTQCGKSFTRKRDLERHMKTHTGEKPFTCDQCGKSFSRSSNLKEHMNIHNREKQHTCDQCGKVYLGASGLRYHLKVHTKVKPHSCHLCGKRFCRLQSLKVYENINTGVRECMCSKCEKISISVTYLKLHKRIHTREKSYECSHCNKRFSQSACLKTHERIHTGEKPFKCSNCNKRFSQSVHLKRHERIHTGEKPYKCSHCNKSFNQSSYLKIHERIHTGEKPYKCSHCNKKFNQSSYLKIHEMNHTGEKPLVFTLQQDISSVSTFENT